CCCATTCAGGGCATACTGCAGGCGTTCATCACAACCGCCACCGCTGTTGAGATCGGCAATATTCAGTTCCTGCATCTCTGCCACGGTATAACCATGCATCGTGGCAGCCGCCTGATTCACGGAAACAATCCGGCCGATCCGACTGAAGCTCAGATCCAAAATCAGGATTCCTTCCCCGGCACTTTCAAACAAGGTCTGGTACAGCTGACGAACAGACTGCAGTTCATCACGCTCTTTCTTCAGTTTTGAACTCATGCTGTTAAACGAGTCGGCCAGTTCCTTGAATTCATGTTTGAGCCCGCCATCAATACGATAATCGAGCTGACCGCCTTTGAGGACTTTGGCGGCCTCCACCAGAACATGAACGGAACCGGTGAAACGCTGGAGAAAAAAAGCCGTCAACAACCAGATGGACAGGGGGCCGATAACAACCATGAAAACGATAAAATTGTTGATCCGGGAAAGCCCCTGCAGAAGATGTTCAGCATGTCCGGTCAGCCGCTTGTTACCGGTCATGGTCACGGCTTCGATGGCATGAACCAGCATGTCGCCATGCGTGAGGATATCCGCTTTGGCGCGCTCAAAACCATCCGGGCCATACTCTGTCTGGAGGAGGGCAGCAATATTTTCAATATAAACGGTGATGGACTTATGCAGCGCATTCTGCTGCTGGAGCATGGACTCAGAATACCGTTGTCCATCGCTTAAGTTCAGGGATTCCAACAAGGTGTCGGCGTGCAGAGAGACGGTTGCCGAACTGACCCCCTGCGGTCGTCCCAGCAGTTGCAGATCGGACTGGAGTCTGCGGATATTGTTCAGAATTTCATTATTGAAATCGGCAACGCTGTGCATCACCACGGCGTTTTCCAGTTGCTGGGTGGCCCCGCCGATGGAAAATACAATATAGAGGCCGCCAATGAAGAAAAACACCAGCATAATTGTCAGGCCGAACAATACCTGTCGTTTCATAGCACGAAAACCATCCTATAATTCAATGCAGGGTGTTGTACTGAAAAGAAACTTTACACTGGGTGTCGACCTCATGAAGGATTGTCAACTACAACGATCAAGAATAGCACAGCTCATTATGCCAGATAAAACAAATTTTTATTTTAACTAAATCATTACCATTAAAGAGCTCGAACTCCTTTGTCAAATAAGTTAAACAAAACTGATCCCGGCCCGATGGCCCAGGTCTTCTTCCCTGCTCCAGACCACCATACCGGATTGATGCATGAATTTTTCATCAAAGTGAATCAGTTGCTTTTCATACAGCTTTTTTCTGGTTTCCAGGCCGATTCCGCCAACGGACAGATCCGTCAAGGTGGCGAGAAAAGGAAGGCAACGGCTGTCCGGCTCTTGCTCATCGGCAAGATAGACATTGATCTGTTCCAGGCGGGAGAAACGCCGGCAACGGCGTTTCTCTGCCGCACCGGCAGTCGCACAGAGTTGGGAACTCCTGCTTGACTGCAAGCTTTCCTCAAGCCCCCGATCGATAAAACTGAGCAGTTTCTGATAATCGAACGGCTTTTCAAGCAGATGCCAGCACCCCCGGGTCCTGACTTCGGCAATCCTGTCCAGCAACCCCGGGGCAGTGGTATCCTGAGTGGTCATCAGAATGACCGGGATTTCCGGTGAGCGCTCGGTCATGATTTCAAGCAGGTGAAAACTGCTGCGATCCTTCATATCGAGGTCGAGCAGGAAAAGATTGACATTGAATACCGCCATCTGCGCCAAGGCTTTATCAGCATTGTCCGCCGAAATAATATCAATGGGCTTATTGCGATATGCTCTGGAAACAGCGAGCAGGATGACGATCTCCTCGTCAATGATCTGGACTTGCCAGGGCCCCTTACGCATTTTACCTCCGCTAACCATACTTAATAGCTTCATCAACATGACATCATGTTGGGCAACAGCAGCAAAAGCCATTCCATATCTGGAAGATGATGAAGAATGAAGACAGCAAGGGTCTTCAGCTCATCGGATCCGGTTCTTCAGCAACCCGATTTGGGCAATTGACCAGAATAGGTCTGGGGAAATGCCCGACAAGATTGCTCTGGCTTCGCCCAGTCACAGCCTTCCCTCGAAAACACTGGCAGACAAAGCCCGATTCAACAGGCTTCCCGGTCTGCCAGGGAAACCGCCCGGCGGTGGCATGGTGATTGCGTAGCATGGACCCTGCTGCGCGGCATTGTTTCTGCGTTGTTCAGCCCGCTGCTTCAGACGGCAAAAACCGTAGAGAAACTTCAGGATCTGGTGAGGGGTTCCAAAGGGACGATCCCTGGCGACCGTTCCGGCGGTCTCTACAACTGTCCACAAACACCCGTTGGAAGGTTGGATTGGCAAAAATGGTCGCTAAACTCTGCAACCTGTTACTCGGACTGCTGTTGACAGGGCTTGTCGCCCCTTCGTTACTGCAGGCAGCCACCGAACTGCAAACAACGGATTGTGGCAAATGCCACACGTCCCAGTTCCAGGTCGTCAGCGACTTCGGTGGCCGGCATGCGACAGAGGTCGGCTGTCTCGATTGTCACCCCCGGCATCCGCCGGCCACGGGCCAATTCACCCTCGACTGCAACGCATGTCACAACGATCAGCCCCATGACCGGATCGACCATTGCACGCACTGCCACGTTGACCCGCACCAACCTCTGCAATCCTTGCGTGATCCGCTGAAACCAGCCCGCAAGGAATGTCTCTCCTGCCATGCCGACATCGGCAGGCAGATGGCGGACGAGCCGAGTCGACATGCAAAACTGTTCTGCAATCGTTGCCATACCAAGCATAAAGAGATCCCGGCCTGCCTGGAGTGCCATCAGCCCCATGGCAGCAACCAGAACTCGGCAGACTGTCTGCTCTGTCACCCCGCCCACCAGCCCCTGGCCATTGCACCACATGGCTATATTGCCGAGAAACTCTGCCGGATCTGCCACTTACAACAGGGACGCGACCTGGCCGCGACCAACACCAATCATGGCGGAATCAACTGTGTCTCCTGTCATAAAGGCCGGCATCCGTCCGTCCCTCGCTGCCAGGATTGCCACGGTCTGCCCCATGCCCCCTCGTTGCACAGCCAGTTTCGCAGCTGCCTGGAGTGCCATGAAGATGCTCACCGGCTGGTCAGCGGCCGTTGATCGGTACAAACCAGCATCTCCGCATTTGGGGAAACCACAAATCCAGACTGGTCAAATCCCCAGATTCAGCTGTTCAGATTTGGCGCCTTCTCATCCGGGCAACAGTTCTTCTTCAATATCATTCAGGTTTTTTATTTTACCCTGGTTTGGCACAGGACTTGCCATTGACTGGAAGCCATGATGAAAAAATGCCTGAACATAACCTGGTTGCTGACCCTGACGGTTTTATTCAGCCTGAGCCCGCTTACGGCACCGGCCCAAACCTCGGCCAGCTACCTCTATCATCTCGCCGACTTCAACGGTCCGGTGGCGTCGCAGTGGGCACGCATCGCCGTGGATCGGCAGCAGGGGGAAGTCTATACCCTCAACCGAACCGATTCCGCCATTCAGATTTTCAGCGATACGGCCATGCAGACCTTCGGCTTCGGCGAAAACCTGGCCCTGACCTCTGCTGTCGATATCACCTCTGGAGATAATGGCGAGATCTTCGTGCTCTATCGGTTTCCGGTGGCCACGGTCAAACGGCTCAATTATCGCGGCGAACCCATTGGGGAGATAAAGGCCAATGAGTTGGCAAAAGAGCTGGCATCGTTCACCCCGGACTTTCTTGACTATCAGCAAGGCCACCTGTTTCTGGCTGATGCTGAAACGATGCAGGTGATCGCCATAACCCCGGCCGGCGAGTTGCTGCAGCGCTACGACTTCCGCAGGGAAATCGCTGAAATGATCAAAGCAAACGAGTCCGGCAAACCGCGCAACCAGGCGCAGCTGAAAAAAGTTCAGGACGATCTTGCCACCCTGAAGGGTGCCAATCTGAGCGGGTTCAGCGTGGATGGGGAGGGTACGATTTACTTTACCATCGCGCCGCTTTTTTCCGCTTTCCGGGCAACTCCGCAAACAAAGCTTGAAGGATTCGGTGTTCCCGGTGGGGCCCCGGGAAAATTCGGGGTTGTCGCCAGTATTGAAGCAGATCGCCAGGGAAATATCTTCGTGTCCGACCGGTTACGTTGTGTCGTACTGATGTTTGATCACAATCTGGACTTTCAGATGGAGTTCGGTTATCGGGGCACGGAACCGCAAAATCTCGTGGTTCCCGACGACCTGGCCATCGATACCCGCAACCATAAAATCTATGTTGCTCAAGCTGCCAACCGGGGCGTCAGTGTTTTCACCATTGAAACCGATTGAGCCCCGGGACTTGAGCAACAATGCCAACACAGGGCTGACTGCTGGCAGCCCGCAGCACTGCAAAGGAGGTCATAAACATTAATTAAACCAGCACCAAGCAGACGTCCTCCGTAAAGAGTAAACCTGTCGCAAGGCAGGGACACAAAGCCACAGGCCCCATATGGGGTGGCTGGGTTGCCGGAGAACCAAAACCATCTTTTGGGAGGATTTCTTAAAATGAAAAAACTGCTTATTGTTTCGACTGCCATACTTTTCAGCTTTTGCCTGAGCGGAATCGCCTTTGCCTTCCATGACGGCGGTGTCGCCCATTGTGACGGTTGCCACTCCATGCACAACGGTAGCGGTAACGGCAACTTTGGAGCAGCTGGCCCGGCCCTGACCAACGGTTCCGATGCCAGCTCCACCTGTCTGAACTGCCATGACGGTTCCGGGCGTTATCATGTTGCCAGCGCCGACGGCAGCAACACCAACGAAGGCGGCGACTTCAGCTGGGTCAAGGACAATGGTTATACCTATGTTGTCCGTGGCAGCACGAAAACTGATGACTATTCAAACCATGGTCACAGCATTGTTGCTGCTGATTACGGCTTTGCGGCTGACGCCAACCTGACCGCAGCTCCGGGAGGTTCCTTCCTGGCTGCCGATCTCGGCTGCACCAGCTGCCACGATCCCCACGGCCAAGCTCAAGGTGGCGTAACCGCCGGCGCTGCGCCGATCTCCGTATCCGGCTCCTACGGTGCCGTTCCGGTGGCTGGGACGATCGCCGGTAACTACCGGATTCTCTACGATTCCAACAAAGTCGGCTTCTCTGAAGACGCACCGATCGCCCGCGCCAACAGCTATGACGGCGCTTCGACCCAGTACGGTTCAGGCATGAGCGGCTGGTGTGCCAACTGCCATGGCAGTTTCTATTCCCAGAGCGCCAGCAGCCATATGCACCCGACTGACGTTGCCATCCCCGCGACCTACAACCAGTACGTTGCCACCGGCAATTACAACGGCGATGTTTCCACCGCTTACGACCCGTTGGTTCCGTTTGAGCGCGGTGTGACCACGGCCTCCAGCGACCTGCCGGATCCGACCGATGCAGCAACCGCCGGTGTTGGCGTCGATGGTAACTCCAAAGTGATGTGCCTGAGCTGCCACCGTGCCCATGCTTCGGCCTTTGGCAACGCCCTGCGCTGGGACCAGACCGAAGCCTTCATCGCTGAAACCTGGATCTCCCTCGGCTCCAATGTTCCGGCTACTGCCATTGCCTACTATAAGCACGGCGCCAGCGTTGACGTGGCCGATCCCGGCACCGGCAGCCCGTTCACCGATGGTTACGGTGAATACCAGCGCTCCCTGTGTAACAAGTGTCACGTACAGGACTAAGACCACAGTCACCATCAACAATGTCTCTATGACAGGTTAGTCAACTAACCTTTTGGGCCGGCGGAAATGTTGCCGCCGGCCCTTTTTTCCAGGAAACAACGTCTTCAGCCGGCAGAATGATCGGTCAAGTGGTGACCATCGAGGTTGTTCATGACAGCAGGATCACGTTTCATAGTCATAGGAATGATATTCAACCTGTCATTCTGTTTTGTACCGGCCGCATTTTCAGCCTTTCATTCCGGCGGTGTCGGCTCCTGTCAGGGTTGCCATAGCGGCGGACACGGCAGCGAGAACGGCATGCAAAGCTCAACAGCCTCAGCCTCGCCGTTGCTCAAAGCTTCAGATCCCAGCTCCATTTGTCTGAATTGCCATGCCGGTCCTGGCGGAGCGACCTCCCCTTCAGTTTTCAGCTTTGACGGTTCGGCCCTGACCCCGGGAGGCGATTTCTACTGGTTGACCAAAACTTTTACCTGGAACGGCGGGGAAAGCCCGGCCGCAAGCCATGGTCACAATGTCGTTGCCCGGGATTTCGGTTTAGAAGCCGATCCACTGCGAACCCTGGCGCCTGGCGGCACATACCCCTCCAGCGCACTTGGTTGTACCAGCTGCCACGATCCTCACGGTCGCAGCAGCAAAGGAACGGCGCAAGGAGGGCTGCCGCTGGCAGGTTCCGGTTCCTATGGCGAAACCCCGGCACCAGGGACCGAACAGGGGAGCTATCGCATGCTCGGGGGAGCAGGCTATGTCAGTAACGGTTTCAGCTTCACCAATCCGGCACCGGTGGCCCGCCAGAATCCGGCGTTGCCCTTTGCAGAAAGCGATACCTCGCATGTCGATTATGGCAGTGGCATGAGCGCATGGTGCGGCAATTGTCATAACGGAATTCTCAACAGTTCACATAAAGCGGGGGGAGGATTCGAGCATCCGGTTGACGAACCCTTGGGAACAGAGCTGTCCGGCAGCTACAACAGCTATCTCAGCAGCGGGAACCTGAACGGTATCAACCCTACTGCTTTTCTTCAATTTGTTCCCTTTGAACGCGGTGCCAACGATCCCCAGCTGCTCGATCCAACCAGCACCAATGGACCAGAAGCAACCGCGGTTGTGACCTGTCTGACCTGCCATCGAGCTCACGCAACGGCTTTTCCAGCTGCGGGTCGCTGGGATTTCGACGCACCGCTGCTGGTTGATTCCCACCCGGCAGTGGGAGACAGCGGCGTCTCCGGAAATGATGTCAATAACAGTTACTACGGACGCGACATCACGACTGAATTTGGGGCAGCGCAAGGACAGTTCTGTGAGAAGTGCCATAGCAGCGGAACTCCTTAGCTCAAGGGCATCAAGGCAGGTAGAGTTCGGCAAAGATGCAAACAAAAAGGATCGGCCATTGAAAAGACATCTCCCCATACTGCTGCTGGCGGTACTGCTGACAGTTGCCTCCTGCACCATGGCACCAACTCCCCAAATACCAGACGCTCTTCCCGGGGCCACTTTGCATCTGTATCTGCAACCTATGCCGCAAGAAGCTCAACGCCTCTCCTTGACCATTTCAGCCCTGGATGCCGTTTCCGTCGAGGGTCACGCTCTGCCGTTGCTGCACAAACCGTTACAGCTGAATCCGGGCCAGCATCTGACCCGGCAAACCAAACTGCTTACGGCGAAACTTCCCCCTGGCGAGTATCAGGGGCTGAAAATAACCATCAGCTCGGCAACCAGCTTGGGGGAGGACGGGAAAACCGCCCTGCTGACCGAAATCACCCCACAGCTCATCACGGAAAAATTCCTGATTCGGCAGCAGAGTGACCAAACCCTCTTCCTGTCCCTGCAGCCGGAGCGGCTGATCAGCGCCGGGTACCATTTAAATGCCCATTTTTCCCTGCATAAACCACAGCCGCCGCTGGTCAAATTAAAAGGCCTGGTCAGCCATCCGACCACCGGCACCCTGACGCTGTTCGAGAAAAAAACCCCGGCAGTGATTGCGATCCTTGCCGCCGGTCGCCGGCCAACCGGCCTGGTCCTTGATCAGCGGATGCGCAAAGCTTATCTCGCCTTGGCGGGCGAAGACAGTATAGCGGCTATCGATCTGAGCCAGGGGCAGATTCAAAGAAAAGTCCGGCTGCACTCCGCGGACCGTCCGGAAGAGCTGGTCCTCTCTGCCGACGGGCAAACTCTTATCGCGGCCAATCCCGGCAGCAACAGCATCAGCATCTTGGACACGCCTTCACTTATTGAACGGGAGCGGATTCAGTTTTCGACCCGCCCTGGCCCAGTTTTTCTGGACGCAACCGGCCGGCTGGCATTTGTCATTTTACCTGAGGCGAATGGTTTGGCGGCAATTGATCTTGATCGCGCGACCCTGCGGACAACGGCCACCCTGGCCGAATCCCCCATCCAAGGAATCGCCGACAACGCGGGAAAACAGCTTTATCTGCTGGCTGCGGACTCTCCCAACCTGCTGGTCGTCGATGCCGACAACCTCACCATTGATAGAAGCATATTTGTCGGCTTTGGTGCCAAATGCCTGGCGCTGAATAAAAATACCGGTCTGATCTATATCGGCCTGAAAAACGGAGAGATTGCCATTGTTGACCCCCAACTGGGACTCCCCCTCGACAGCTTTCGGACCGGGGGCGAGGTCGTTGCCATGGTCCCCGACCTGGAAGAAAACAGCCTGTTTGTCTTATTGGGAAAAAGTGCCCGGCTTGAGAAATACGACCTTGTCAGCAAAAAACGCATTGCGGTTGTCGAGCTTGATGCAGTCGGCTACGCAGCCGTTGTCATGGGTGAAAGATAACCCATGCTGCGGAGCTTTCGGCTGGTCATGGCACTGTGCCCTTTGCTTGGTGCAATCCTGTTGACGCCCGGCGATCTGCATGCAGATGACATCAGGCTGCTGGGTGACTGGAGCTACATCCTGTCCAGAATCGATATAAAGGAACGGGATAGCGGCAACAAAACCGAAAACGATAGCGACCTCTTTAAGCAGAACTATCGCCTGGACATCAGCAAGGAAATTTTCCCGACCCTGACCCTTGACGGAGGCGGACAGGTGGAAAACAGCAAGCAAAGCGTATCAACAGATCAGTTCGATACAGATACCCGCACGACGACTGTCATGCCGTACCTGGATGGCGAATTACAGACCCCGCTCTATTCGCTCATTGGCGGTTATCGGGAACGGAATGTCCGGCGCTCGGGAAGCGAATTCAGCGGTGCGGAATACGACTATTTAACCTCCTACAACCTGCGCGCCGAGTGGCGGCCCGTAGATTTTCCGCGCCTCGAACTGAATTATATCAATACGCACCGTTTCGACGAACCACGAACCAAGGATCGGGAAAGCGACATTTTTCAATTGATCAGCCGCTACGACTATCAGGATTACGAATTCCAGTATAACTATCTGCGCACCAATGAGCAGGACAACGAGGAGAACACCAGCACACTGATCAACACCCATAATGGCCGGGTCAGATATTACCACAGCTATCTGGATGGCCGCGTCACCCTGAGTTCAAGAGTGCGCGGGGAATACACCGACCAGACCTTTTCCGGAGATGGCGACCGTGATTTTCCCGTGTTCCCCTCGGGAAACAGTTTTTATTTCATTGATGACGACTCGCTGCCGGGCAATAACAATCCGGCGGTCGATTATACCGATTCCGCTGACTTCGGCAGCAATCTGAATCTGAACGCCAACGATATCCTCGACATCGGCCTGGGTTTCGGGGAGGCCGTCACGGTGGACATGCTGCAGCTGGCCCTCACCGCTGAGTTGGACAGCCATTCGAATATCAGCAATCTCGGCAACTGGGCGGTCTATGTCAGTGACGATCAGGAGTCCTGGCAAACCAGAACAGTGACGGCGGTTGACTACCAGCAGGACGAAAACCTCCTGGAGATCAGGTTCACCCCGAGCGCCGCCCATGAATTCGTGATGCTGGTTTACACCCCGCCGCTGAATCCCAACCAGATCGGTCCGGTCGAGGTCACTTCGATACGAGCCTTCGTCACCCGCAATCTGCGCGATGGTTCGGTCCTGACCAGCCGGGTTCATAACGGGCAACTGGGAGTCAGCTGGAAAATGTCGGAAAAAACCAGTCTCATTTATGACCTGAATTTCCAGGAACGAAAGTCAAGCCTGGACGATGATCAACGCATCCGCCTGAATAACGGAATAAACATCATCCACCTGTTCAATGAAATTTTTACCGGAACGGGCCGGTTCTCTATCGCAGAGACCTGGGAGCAGGGGGATCATAAGACCAGGAATTACAGCTACAGTGCAAAAATGACCGCACGTTACCTGGAAACCCTCAATCAGTCCCTTATCTACAGCGGGACCTATGATCAGGAAAAACAGAAGGGCGACAGCATCACCAATTCGGTCGTTTTACGGACCAATGCAGAACTCTATCCAGGTTGGGATACCTCTTTCGACCAGGGGTTCAGCTGGCAAAACCCGTCTTCCGGCCCGGAAAACTCCAACATTTTCATAAGGCTGCAGAACAGCCTGGTGCCTCACCGCCGCTTTAACCTGCTGGCCGACTATTCCATTCAGTGGAGTAAAAATCAGGGCGAAGACTACTCACGCAGCGAAACCGGGCGGCTCCGGGCGCTCTGGATCCCGAGTGACACCCTGAGCCTGAGTGGCGAAATCAAGCTGCGGGGCAGCGGCGCGGACAAGGATATTTTTTGGGAATACGGGGTCAGTTGGCTGCCGTTAAGAGACGGCACCCTGCAATGCAACATCAGTTTCGGCGAGGAAGAAGACCGGGATGGCAATCGGACCCGGACCTTATCCCCCAACCTGAGCTGGGATATCACCGATTCCGCCACCCTGATCGTGCGCTATTCCCAAGGATATGAAGAATCCAACAATGCTACGGAAAATTTCCAGACGGCACAGATAAACCTGAGAATTAACTATGACTGAGACGTTTTTGCCTGCCGAGGTAAAGCACCAGGAAAGATCTCAAGGGGAACCGATATGAAAAGAATCGAGAAGCAGTTGCAGTGGCTGGCGCTGGCGATTTGTCTGCTGAGCAGCGGGGGGTGCGCGGTCAACAGTGCGAACACTTATAAAAACAGCCTGATGAATTTCGGCGCGGTGCAAAGCGTGGCCGTCCTGCCGTTCCAGAACCTGACCGCTGACGACGATGCAGCTGAACGGGTCAGGGATACATTCATGGGGATGCTGCTGGCCACCGAAGCCATGTATGTCCTTCCGCCTGGTGAAGTCGAGCGGGGCATTGAACGCTCCGGGGTCCGCACCCCTTCGACACCGGCGGCGGACAAGGTCAAATCCATTGGTGAAATCCTGAAAGTGGATGCGGTCATCACCGGCGTGTTGCGCGAATATGGCCAGGTTCGGTCCGGGCAGACCCAGGCCAACCTGATTTCCCTCAGCCTGCAGATGATGGAGGTCGAAACCGGCACGATTGTCTGGTCGGCCGCCTCGACCAAAGGCGGAATCGACATGGCTGATCGCATGCTCGGCGGGGGTGGGGAGCCCATGAACGATGTGACCAAAGAAGCGATCAATGATCTCCTTGACCAGCTTTTCCAATAAATTGCTCTGCTTTGCACTGGCCCTGTGGGGCTGCACCTTGGCCGGCTGCAGCG
This genomic window from Pelobacter seleniigenes DSM 18267 contains:
- a CDS encoding sensor histidine kinase, whose translation is MKRQVLFGLTIMLVFFFIGGLYIVFSIGGATQQLENAVVMHSVADFNNEILNNIRRLQSDLQLLGRPQGVSSATVSLHADTLLESLNLSDGQRYSESMLQQQNALHKSITVYIENIAALLQTEYGPDGFERAKADILTHGDMLVHAIEAVTMTGNKRLTGHAEHLLQGLSRINNFIVFMVVIGPLSIWLLTAFFLQRFTGSVHVLVEAAKVLKGGQLDYRIDGGLKHEFKELADSFNSMSSKLKKERDELQSVRQLYQTLFESAGEGILILDLSFSRIGRIVSVNQAAATMHGYTVAEMQELNIADLNSGGGCDERLQYALNGVWTEYEVERRKKDGSRFLAEVSVGLLDLGNEKYALAFTRDITQRKKEETELQRANQMALVGEMAAGLAHEIKNPLAGIKVSLEVLADELTLSEEDQELFSRVINETNRVEKLLKGLLSYARPPKLQLETFDLNKLLDNSIKNIFITGRSSSRLGVDIERSYAENLPPIEADSAQLQQVLLNIFLNAIEVMDTGGRIFVSTRYHQDNTVKISIADTGKGISAPEASDIFQPFYTTKSKGTGLGLAICKRIIEEHGGSIGAAGNRFGGATFTIILPLTHQLQDVYDDKKRSDSAA
- a CDS encoding PilZ domain-containing protein, which encodes MRKGPWQVQIIDEEIVILLAVSRAYRNKPIDIISADNADKALAQMAVFNVNLFLLDLDMKDRSSFHLLEIMTERSPEIPVILMTTQDTTAPGLLDRIAEVRTRGCWHLLEKPFDYQKLLSFIDRGLEESLQSSRSSQLCATAGAAEKRRCRRFSRLEQINVYLADEQEPDSRCLPFLATLTDLSVGGIGLETRKKLYEKQLIHFDEKFMHQSGMVVWSREEDLGHRAGISFV
- a CDS encoding cytochrome C yields the protein MQSSTASASPLLKASDPSSICLNCHAGPGGATSPSVFSFDGSALTPGGDFYWLTKTFTWNGGESPAASHGHNVVARDFGLEADPLRTLAPGGTYPSSALGCTSCHDPHGRSSKGTAQGGLPLAGSGSYGETPAPGTEQGSYRMLGGAGYVSNGFSFTNPAPVARQNPALPFAESDTSHVDYGSGMSAWCGNCHNGILNSSHKAGGGFEHPVDEPLGTELSGSYNSYLSSGNLNGINPTAFLQFVPFERGANDPQLLDPTSTNGPEATAVVTCLTCHRAHATAFPAAGRWDFDAPLLVDSHPAVGDSGVSGNDVNNSYYGRDITTEFGAAQGQFCEKCHSSGTP
- a CDS encoding YncE family protein — its product is MKRHLPILLLAVLLTVASCTMAPTPQIPDALPGATLHLYLQPMPQEAQRLSLTISALDAVSVEGHALPLLHKPLQLNPGQHLTRQTKLLTAKLPPGEYQGLKITISSATSLGEDGKTALLTEITPQLITEKFLIRQQSDQTLFLSLQPERLISAGYHLNAHFSLHKPQPPLVKLKGLVSHPTTGTLTLFEKKTPAVIAILAAGRRPTGLVLDQRMRKAYLALAGEDSIAAIDLSQGQIQRKVRLHSADRPEELVLSADGQTLIAANPGSNSISILDTPSLIERERIQFSTRPGPVFLDATGRLAFVILPEANGLAAIDLDRATLRTTATLAESPIQGIADNAGKQLYLLAADSPNLLVVDADNLTIDRSIFVGFGAKCLALNKNTGLIYIGLKNGEIAIVDPQLGLPLDSFRTGGEVVAMVPDLEENSLFVLLGKSARLEKYDLVSKKRIAVVELDAVGYAAVVMGER
- a CDS encoding GNA1162 family protein yields the protein MKRIEKQLQWLALAICLLSSGGCAVNSANTYKNSLMNFGAVQSVAVLPFQNLTADDDAAERVRDTFMGMLLATEAMYVLPPGEVERGIERSGVRTPSTPAADKVKSIGEILKVDAVITGVLREYGQVRSGQTQANLISLSLQMMEVETGTIVWSAASTKGGIDMADRMLGGGGEPMNDVTKEAINDLLDQLFQ